A stretch of the Panicum virgatum strain AP13 chromosome 9N, P.virgatum_v5, whole genome shotgun sequence genome encodes the following:
- the LOC120687245 gene encoding uncharacterized protein LOC120687245 has product MGACASSSRGRSNQGKNQKKSSRVAAVPFTPAAQAAAVAASPKMEEKSSFKWRIDGFSSLLDKQKGWTNSGYFEIKGLKWYLQLNLKDQKRGDKRDYVSLMLALSKTSDLKSDIVVEASFKLLIFDQAYGKHKEHEFSHHFQTEENKRSGVSCMIPVETLKEASSGFIIGDSCVFGVELISLTTAKANHSSEVHVQKTNGFSAREAYTWVIDDFLALKGRCYSPEFEIGGCKWYLTMYPSGIDDSGEFLSLYLHMSKPEASFQRSGMTVELSLSIKDQVTCNRNTMTGQCQFVATEEGDGWGWAKFVEVKSVKDQYLVKGSCLIHADVAIIGSSE; this is encoded by the exons ATGGGTGCCTGCGCCTCTTCGTCTCGCG GGCGATCAAACCAAGGCAAGAACCAGAAGAAATCCTCAAGGGTTGCTGCCGTTCCATTTACTCCGGCAGCACAGGCGGCCGCTGTGGCTGCTTCGCCTAAAATGGAAGAGAAGAGCAGCTTCAAATGGAGGATCGATGGATTCTCCTCGCTTCTTGATAAGCAAAAAGGATGGACTAACTCCGGATATTTTGAGATCAAGGGGCTTAAATG GTACCTGCAGTTGAACCTGAAGGACCAGAAACGTGGTGATAAAAGAGACTACGTTTCCCTTATGCTTGCGCTGTCAAAAACTTCTGATCTGAAATCTGATATCGTCGTTGAAGCATCGTTCAAGCTCTTGATATTCGATCAAGCATACGGAAAGCACAAAGAACATGAAT TTAGCCACCACTTTCAGActgaagaaaacaaaagatCCGGGGTCTCATGCATGATTCCCGTTGAGACACTGAAGGAAGCCTCCTCCGGTTTCATCATCGGCGATAGCTGCGTCTTCGGCGTGGAGCTCATCAGTCTAACCACTGCTAAGGCCAACCACAGTTCAGAAGTGCATGTCCAGAAGACAAACGGCTTCAGCGCCCGGGAAGCATACACCTGGGTCATCGATGACTTCTTGGCCCTGAAGGGACGGTGCTACTCACCAGAGTTTGAGATCGGTGGCTGCAAATG GTACCTGACAATGTACCCTTCCGGCATCGACGACAGCGGGGAATTCCTCTCCCTCTACCTGCACATGTCCAAGCCTGAAGCTTCCTTCCAGCGATCAGGAATGACGGTAGAACTCAGTCTTTCCATCAAAGACCAGGTGACCTGCAATCGCAATACAATGACAG GGCAGTGCCAGTTCGTGGCGACGGAGGAGGGCGACGGCTGGGGATGGGCAAAGTTCGTGGAGGTGAAGTCGGTGAAGGATCAGTACCTCGTGAAGGGCAGCTGCTTGATCCACGCAGATGTTGCCATCATTGGCTCGTCGGAATAG
- the LOC120687515 gene encoding uncharacterized protein LOC120687515, producing MGNSSSRGRSKLGQGHGSKVAPSSPAAEQTIFKWSIDGFSSLLDKGAGWTYSRVFEAMAHNWCLKLNPRDKKSGDDKEYVSLRLELANSSVKPDTVVNASFKLLIYDQSFGKHSEHEVSHSFQTASTSSGISCMISLRKLKKQSPKFLLSNCCVFGVEFLKVTTSKANTTSETLFVQKVSIFNEAKTYTWDIDDFFALKNPGYSPEFEVGGYKWNIIMYPSCDGNHLSLYLKLKKTNDQPKDTANLVELTLYIKDQETDKHRKGTGRCQFAKNSRTWGWSKFISLEDFKDSANGYLVKTKCCVVAEVAIVGSSKME from the exons ATGGGCAATTCTTCATCTCGCG GCCGATCGAAGCTGGGGCAGGGCCATGGATCCAAGGTAGCACCTTCTTCTCCAGCTGCAGAGCAGACGATCTTCAAGTGGAGCATCGATGGCTTCTCCTCACTCCTTGACAAGGGTGCAGGATGGACCTACTCAAGAGTGTTCGAGGCCATGGCCCATAACTG GTGCCTGAAGCTGAATCCGAGGGACAAGAAGAGCGGCGACGACAAGGAATACGTCTCTCTTAGGCTTGAGTTGGCAAACAGCTCAGTGAAACCTGACACTGTTGTGAATGCATCTTTCAAGTTGCTGATATATGACCAGTCCTTCGGAAAGCACAGCGAGCATGAAG TTAGCCACAGCTTTCAGACTGCAAGCACAAGCTCCGGAATCTCATGCATGATTTCCCTTAGAAAACTGAAGAAACAGTCCCCTAAATTTCTTCTCAGCAATTGCTGCGTCTTTGGTGTTGAATTTCTCAAAGTTACCACTTCGAAAGCCAACACGACGTCAGAGACTCTGTTTGTCCAAAAGGTGAGCATCTTCAACGAGGCCAAAACTTACACTTGGGATATTGATGACTTCTTCGCACTGAAGAACCCGGGATACTCTCCGGAGTTCGAAGTCGGCGGATACAAATG GAATATTATAATGTATCCGTCTTGCGACGGGAACCACCTctccttgtacctgaaacttAAAAAGACCAATGATCAGCCCAAGGACACTGCAAACCTTGTAGAACTTACTTTGTACATCAAAGACCAAGAAACTGACAAGCACCGGAAAGGAACAG GCCGGTGCCAGTTTGCGAAGAACAGTCGTACCTGGGGATGGAGTAAGTTCATTTCGCTGGAGGATTTCAAAGACTCGGCAAATGGTTATCTTGTCAAAACCAAGTGCTGCGTTGTAGCTGAGGTTGCAATCGTCGGTTCCTCCAAGATGGAGTAG